One genomic window of Solanum dulcamara chromosome 12, daSolDulc1.2, whole genome shotgun sequence includes the following:
- the LOC129877180 gene encoding protein OCTOPUS-like, giving the protein MNPTTEDPTQPPPPLPPPQPPRSSFSCDRHPDEDFTGFCPECLCERLTTLDQTAANNNPSSSSRRPSTSSASAIKALFSKTSTFSTFNQKHPPLPPKPSKPTSFFPELRRTKSFSASKNEALSYLGGSGFEPQRKSCDVRVRNTLWSLFSLDGETKTCSGNPRSEDTGDAFVNRPVIELKEEEEEEPENDQISQIGNGNVVNEITEESPVENSFGREVDSEIVEEELVNGDILKPMKDHIDLDSQVKKPSGGRDLKEIAGSFLSAASVFSKKWHNWRRKQKVKKRNNCENSSTLSLEKPISRKFRDTQSEIADYGFGRRSCDTEPRFSLDIGRISIDDPRYSFDEPRASCDVHFMGRSLPRVPPMVSVIEDAPVVHVQRADDQIPVEESPVSANCIGEEADLPGGSAQTRDYYLDSSSRRRKSLDRSNSIRKTAAAVVAEIDEMKAVSNAKVLPERDLNSISNSNSLRDDFSETFELTGFKDSASGIGNGGERKGSKKSKKWAWNIWGFIHKKGNGNKDEEDDRYSRSNGVERSFSGSWQDTRRETNGDLKGGLNRNMFRSNSSVSWRNSTNIGGSFGTVRNLGIDTNGNGKKKDDFVLERNRSARYSPNHIDNGFLRFHFAPMRGSRRSLPAQSRPNGRSVLRLY; this is encoded by the coding sequence ATGAATCCCACCACTGAGGACCCAACACAGCCACCACCGCCACTGCCACCGCCGCAGCCACCTCGTTCTTCATTCAGCTGTGACAGACACCCAGATGAAGATTTCACCGGATTCTGTCCAGAATGCCTCTGTGAACGCCTCACCACCTTAGATCAAACTGCAGCTAATAAcaatccttcttcttcttctcgtCGTCCTTCTACTTCATCTGCTTCTGCTATTAAAGCCCTTTTCTCAAAAACTTCTACTTTTTCTACTTTTAACCAGAAGcatcctcctcttcctcctaaaccctctaaaccCACTTCATTTTTCCCGGAACTTCGCCGAACTAAGTCATTTTCAGCTTCCAAAAACGAGGCCTTGAGCTACTTGGGTGGTTCTGGTTTTGAGCCCCAACGTAAGTCTTGTGACGTTCGAGTACGTAACACACTTTGGTCCTTATTTTCCCTTGACGGAGAGACAAAAACCTGCTCCGGAAACCCTCGTTCTGAGGATACTGGTGATGCTTTTGTCAATAGGCCTGTTATCGAgttaaaagaagaagaggaagaggaaccAGAAAACGATCAAATCAGCCAAATAGGTAACGGAAATGTGGTGAATGAAATAACTGAAGAGTCTCCTGTCGAAAACAGTTTCGGTAGAGAGGTCGATTCAGAAATTGTGGAAGAAGAGCTGGTGAATGGGGATATATTGAAGCCGATGAAAGATCATATAGATCTCGATTCACAGGTGAAAAAGCCTTCAGGGGGAAGGGACTTGAAGGAAATAGCAGGAAGCTTCTTGTCTGCTGCATCGGTTTTCAGCAAGAAATGGCACAATTGGAGGCGAAAGCAGAAGGTGAAAAAACGAAACAATTGCGAGAACTCATCTACACTGTCATTGGAGAAGCCCATTTCGAGAAAATTCAGGGACACCCAGTCGGAGATTGCTGATTATGGGTTTGGGAGGAGGTCCTGTGACACTGAACCTCGGTTTTCTCTCGATATTGGGAGGATTAGTATTGATGATCCAAGGTACTCTTTCGATGAGCCCCGAGCTTCTTGCGATGTCCACTTCATGGGAAGGAGCCTTCCCAGGGTTCCACCTATGGTTTCAGTGATAGAAGATGCACCAGTAGTGCATGTTCAACGGGCGGATGACCAAATTCCGGTTGAAGAGTCACCTGTTTCAGCGAATTGCATTGGTGAGGAAGCTGATTTGCCTGGAGGGTCTGCTCAAACTAGGGACTATTACTTGGATTCGTCTTCGAGGCGAAGGAAGAGCCTTGATAGATCTAACTCAATTAGGAAAACAGCAGCTGCTGTAGTGGCAGAAATTGATGAGATGAAGGCAGTGTCTAATGCTAAAGTTCTGCCTGAGAGGGATTTGAATTCGATTTCCAATTCTAATTCTTTAAGGGATGATTTCTCGGAGACTTTTGAATTGACAGGATTTAAGGATAGTGCTTCTGGGATTGGAAATGGGGGGGAACGGAAGGGATCAAAAAAGTCAAAGAAGTGGGCCTGGAATATATGGGGTTTTATACATAAGAAAGGTAATGGAAACAAAGATGAGGAAGATGACAGGTATAGTAGATCAAATGGAGTGGAGAGGTCATTTTCAGGATCTTGGCAAGACACGAGGAGGGAGACAAATGGTGATTTAAAAGGGGGTCTTAATAGGAATATGTTTAGGAGTAATAGCAGTGTTAGTTGGAGAAATTCAACTAATATTGGTGGATCTTTTGGAACTGTGAGGAATCTTGGCATTGATACTAATGGCAATGgtaaaaagaaagatgatttTGTGTTGGAGAGGAACCGGAGTGCAAGATATTCGCCTAATCATATCGATAATGGGTTCTTGCGGTTCCATTTTGCTCCCATGAGAGGCAGCCGCAGAAGTTTACCAGCACAAAGTAGGCCAAATGGGAGGAGCGTACTTCGCCTATACTAA